ATGGATCTGCGAATGCCTGAAGTGGAAGGAGTTGCTGCTATCAGTGCAATTTGTGCGATCGTTAAATTTGCTCGAATTATTGTCCTGACCACGTATGATAGTGACGAAGATATTTATCGGGGATTGCAGGCAGGAGCAAAAGGATATCTGTTGAAAGAAACTGAACCTGACGAGCTTCTGAATGCGATTCGCACCGTTCATCGGGGTCAGAAGTATATTCCGCCCGATGTAGGAGCAAAGTTAGTTCAACGTCTCAGCAATCCGGAACTGAGTGAAAGAGAACTAGAAGTACTCGGCTCACTGGCGCAGGGCATGAGTAATGCCGATATTGCGACCGCTTTAAGTATCGGTGAAGGTACTGTTAAATCCCATGTCAATCGGATTTTGAATAAGTTGGATGTCGGCGATCGCACCCAAGCTGTGATTGTTGCCGTTAAACGCGGCATTGTCAGTTTGTAAGGTGTACTTTCGATCAGACTAGGATTCTAACTTAAGTTATAACCAGCCTTTTACTCTACGATGGCATGGTTGCTCCATCAATTTATACTATAAAAATTTTAACTTGCTGTAGAAGACGGTTTGAAGGCGATTGCCTATATTGAATTTATGCAAATAGAGACGCAGTCAAGTAATCGAGCAAGTTAATTGCAAGGTTTCATGTCTGATATAGATGTAGAAAAATGAGCAAAGATCGCAACCACGGTTCCTTACTTGTACCACCTTCAACCCAAGATTGGATGCAAGGTGTGCTGAGTGCCAAGGTCGTACTGGTGATGTATGGAGATTACCAAGACTCCAGAAGTGCGGATGTTTACAAGCTGATTAAAGTCATCAAACGAGAGCTTAGTGCTTCTTTTGGAGAGGATTATTCATGCTTTATCTTCCGTCATTTTCCGCAAGTACAGATCCATCCTCATGCTCAACGAGCCGCCCAAGCTGCCGAAGCCGCTGCTGCCCAAGGACAGTTTTGGTTAATGAATGATACCTTATTTGACCATCAACAAAGGTTGGAGAATGGTTATCTTGTCGAGTACGCCAATGATTTAGGACTTGATATTCCTCAATTTCTCAAAGAGTTGGCTAAACAAGTGCACGTTGATCGCATCAAGAAAGATATTGAAGGCGGTTTACAAAGTGGAGTGATGGCTGTTCCAGCACTTTTTGTTAATGGAATTCTCTATCGCGATTGCTGGAATATTAAACAGTTGATCGCAACCATTATTGCTTCAAGTT
The genomic region above belongs to Synechocystis sp. PCC 6803 substr. PCC-P and contains:
- a CDS encoding response regulator transcription factor — translated: MSQATTIRVLIADDHAIFRQGLATIINRDPDMQVIAQAENGEQAIALFEEHQPDVTLMDLRMPEVEGVAAISAICAIVKFARIIVLTTYDSDEDIYRGLQAGAKGYLLKETEPDELLNAIRTVHRGQKYIPPDVGAKLVQRLSNPELSERELEVLGSLAQGMSNADIATALSIGEGTVKSHVNRILNKLDVGDRTQAVIVAVKRGIVSL
- a CDS encoding DsbA family protein; this translates as MSKDRNHGSLLVPPSTQDWMQGVLSAKVVLVMYGDYQDSRSADVYKLIKVIKRELSASFGEDYSCFIFRHFPQVQIHPHAQRAAQAAEAAAAQGQFWLMNDTLFDHQQRLENGYLVEYANDLGLDIPQFLKELAKQVHVDRIKKDIEGGLQSGVMAVPALFVNGILYRDCWNIKQLIATIIASSY